Below is a genomic region from Capricornis sumatraensis isolate serow.1 chromosome 17, serow.2, whole genome shotgun sequence.
gagaaaataaatggggaaaaagtgacagTGAGATTATGTGAAACAGCAAATATGCAAGTGGATGAAGACAGCTGAGGAATAATGCAAGAGGTATGAAAAAAAGCATTAAGAATAGAGCCATGATGATAAACTTAAAAGGAATTGCAGAGCAGAAAGAACATCATAAATAATCATAGTTTCAAATAAGAATACCATATCAGTTTCTGTGACCTGGATAGAGCACAAGCCTCCCATGATATTTTCTTAGCATTTTGATGCACACAAAATGCAATTTTCAGCTCAGGCATCTTATTTTTCAATGTAAACAAgctttgggtttttaaaatacaaatcctAAAAGTGTtttcataaataatacatatattataaaaatctgACTTGTAAATTTCTGAGTCCGTGTCCCCCCAGTCTTCATTGTGAAGATTCACCATGTATAGATAGTCTAGTATTTTTTCCGTAGAAATTGACATGCTAAACCATGAAATGTCTTTTACCAAAGGTAAATAGGATTTTTTGAAGTACAGGGCAAAGAAATATCATAGCCAATTTTGACCAAACTCCAGGCAAGAAGTGTTATAAGGTAGAACTATATTGTTAATTTGTTTCGAATCTTAAGGTGTTCCTTTAAATCTTGCTAATTAAGAGAAATCAAGTGTGGAAAATAGCCTTTTTCTTATCTTCAAagaataaagatgaaagaaaaacagaaaatgaaacctCTTTACTAGTTCTGTTCTTTAAAACAGAGCACAAGAAAATCTGCTTGTGCTCACAGAAGGAGAAAGACCCAAGTATTtacagagggggaggggaaggaggcgggCAAACAAGCCTAATTAGAAGcaagttttcaaattttattaaattcctCCACCAAAAAAATGCACTTAGAGGTATTTTAAGTTAAACCAGTACTTAAGGACTATGAAAAGCAAGATGATTACATGTTTGCGGAAGAAGAAAGGGCAATTAAGAAAACCAGGGCAATTTAAAATACCAAATAAATAAAGGCGACCAGAAGttgatttaaagtttttcttctgtaatttgtcTCTCCTTTGTCGTGGCACGCTCAGAGAAAGTGAATGCAGTAGATGccgaggaggaagggagaggggtggAGGAAGGCAGGAGCAGTCACGGAGCCTCCCGCATcctgctcccccagcccccaccggCCCTGCTCTCCCAGGCTCGCTCTCTCCCgcgcccccagcccccgccccccagccctccccgtctctctccttctcccaccctcctctccaGTCTGCCCAGCCCTCGCTTTGGGGACTCCATCAGCTTTTGATTTGGAAGGACGCTGATTGGCTGGAAGCGATTCAACACACGCTGGGCAACAGAGCTTTGTCTGAGTTGAAGTGAAGTTGTACAGATTTTAGACTGGAGTCAGCAATCACGGGCGTTTAGTCTGCAGCCgagcagagaaagggagagagaatcaCTCGGGAAAGATCCATTGCGGACTCCGCCGGCACCCTGCAATAGATGGATTCCGACTACACAAGGGGGAAAACGCGGAGGTGACACTCTTCTTTGCCTGCCAAGAGGACGAACGGCCAAACAAATGCAAGGGCTGGACTCCATGCCGGTAATATCTGGAAGGCGTGACACGGTGTGTATAAAGCAAAAGTTTGCGAGCTGTTAATTGCTGTGCTGTGTTATTAAGAGACGCTTTCAAGTTTCCGGTACCAAATATAGCTTAGCTTTAAGTTGCCAAAGGAAGTTGAGGGGATTGGTTTTCTGTTTTAACTTGCTCTGTGAACGGAATCTCATAAACTGACCGATGTACCAAATGAATGCTAAAATGCACTTTACGTTTGTTTTTGCACTCTTGGTGGTGTCTTTCAACTTGGATGTGCTGGGCAAGAATTTGAAATACAGGATTTATGAGGAGCAGAGGGTTGGATCGGTAATTGCAAGACTATCAGAGGATGTGGCTGATGTGTTAGTTAAGCTACCTAATCCTTCTACTGTTCGCTTCCGAGCCATGCAACGGGGAAATTATCCTCTACTCGTGGTCAACGAGGATAACGGGGAAATCAGCATAGGATCAAAAATTGACCGCGAACAACTATGCCAGAAAAACTTGAACTGTTCCATAGAGTTTGATGTGATCACTCTGCCCACTGAGCATCTGCAGCTTTTCCATATTGAAGTTGAAGTGCTGGATATTAATGACAATTCGCCCCAGTTTTCAAGATCTCTCATACCTATTGAGATTTCAGAAAGCGCGGCCGTGGGGACCCGTATCCCTCTAGACAGTGCATTTGATCCAGATGTTGGGGAAAATTCCCTCCACACGTACTCTCTCTCtgccaatgatttttttaatatcgaGGTTCGAACCAGGACTGATGGAGCGAAGTATGCCGAACTCATAGTGGTCAGAGAGCTGGATCGGGAACTGAAGTCAAGCTATGAGCTTCAGCTCACCGCCTCCGACATGGGGGTGCCTCAGAGGTCTGGCTCATCCATACTAAAAATCAGTATTTCAGACTCTAATGACAACAGCCCTGCTTTTGAGCAGCAGTCTTATATAATACAACTCTTAGAAAACTCCCCTGTTGGCACTTTGCTCCTTGATCTGAATGCCACTGATCCAGATGAGGGCGCTAATGGGAAAATTGTCTATTCCTTCAGCAGTCATGTGTCTCCCAAAATTATAGAGACTTTTAAGATTGATTCAGAAAGAGGACATTTGACTCTTTTCAAGCAGGTGGATTATGAAATCACCAAATCCTATGAGATTGATGTTCAGGCTCAAGATTTGGGTCCAAATTCAATCCCAGCACATTGCAAAATTATAATTAAGGTTGTGGATGTTAATGACAATAAACCTGAAATTAGCATAAACCTCATGTCccctggaaaagaagaaatttcttatatttttgaagGGGATCCTATTGACACATTTGTTGCCTTGGTCAGGGTTCAGGACAAGGATTCTGGGCTGAATGGAGAAATAGTTTGTAAGCTTCATGGACATGGTCACTTTAAACTTCAGAAGACTTatgaaaacaattatttaatCTTGACGAATGCCACGCTGGATAGAGAAAAGAGATCTGAATACAGTTTGACTGTAATTGCTGAGGACAAGGGGACACCCAGTCTCTCTACAGTAAAACATTTTACTGTTCAAATCAATGATATAAATGACAATCCACCCCACTTCCAGAGAAGTCGATATGAATTTGCAATCTCAGAGAATAACTCACCCGGGGCATATATCACCACCGTTACAGCCACAGATCCTGATCTTGGAGAAAATGGGCAAGTGACATACACCATTTTGGAGAGTTTTATCCTGGGAAGTTCCATAACTACATATGTAACCATTGACCCATCTAATGGAGCCATCTATGCCCTCAGAATCTTTGACCATGAGGAGGTGAGTCAGATCACTTTTGTGGTCGAAGCAAGAGATGGTGGAAGTCCAAAGCAACTTGTAAGCAATACCACAGTTGTGCTCACCATCATTGATGAAAATGACAATGTCCCTGTGGTTATAGGGCCTGCACTGCGCAATAACACGGCAGAAATCTCCATCCCCAAAGGGGCTGAAAGCGGCTTTCACGTCACAAGAATTAGGGCAATTGACAGAGACTCTGGTGTGAATGCAGAACTCAGCTGCTCCATAGTAGCAGGTAATGAGGAGAATATCTTTGTAATTGATCCACGATCATGTGACATCCATACCAACGTAAGCATGGAATCTGTTCCCTACACAGAATGGGAGCTCTCAGTTGTCATCCAGGACAAAGGCAATCCTCAGCTGCATACCAAAGTCCTTCTGAAGTGTGTGATCTTTGAATATGCAGAGTCGGTGACAAGTACAGCAATGACCTCAGTAAGCCAGGCACCCTTGGATGTCTCCATGATTATAATCATTTCCTTAGGAGCAATTTGTGCAGTGTTGTTGGTTATTATGGTGCTCTTTGCAACTAGGTGTAACCgagaaaaaaaagacactagATCCTACAACTGCAGGGTAGCAGAATCGACATACCAGCATCACCCTAAAAGACCCTCCAGGCAGATCCACAAAGGGGACATCACATTGGTGCCTACCGTTAACGGCACCCTGCCCATCAGATCTCATCACAGGTCATCTCCGTCTTCATCTCCCACCTTAGAAAGAGGGCAAATGGGCAGCCGGCAGAGTCACAACAGTCACCAGTCCCTCAACAGTTTGGTGACCATCTCATCAAACCACGTGCCAGAGAATTTCTCATTAGAACTCACCCATGCCACCCCTGCTGTTGAGGTAAGATCACACCCTGCACCTATTCACTGACACACTCAGTTGTTAGTGGTCAGAAGTTTGTCTATGCCTTAGTTCTTAAATGTTTCCATTACTAAGTAACAGTACtaacaaaatggaaattaaataggACACACATTACATTATGTAGATAAAGCAAATATACACACCTCAGCATGCTAGTCTGAAGTTtttcataaagaatctgcttgcatgtACTATGTGTAATGTCGAAAAGTAAATGTGAAGCTAGCAAAGGACTATCTAATTAGAGTCCCCTTATCCTCAGACTATGATATTTCAAGCCAGAAACAAAGGGGCTTGCTCTAATTCTCATAGTTATGGTctctaagaaaaatttaaaaatggaggCTTCCAGAATCCCATCccagtgcatgtgtgtttgttcaacttttgaaatttttctgaCATTATTTTGACTACATGTGTTTTACAGCATTTCCCATGTATTTTTATAACTGATCACTTTAACCTGAACAATAAAATAAAGGTAATCAGTCATTGTTTAAATAAAGGAATcccctttcaaaaagaaaatgtcagCTGTATGATAACATCTAAATCTCTCTGGGacttatttcatttctgtttggTGGCTGGTTGCATGTTCTATCAGAGTCTAGCATGTGTAggtctttaaaatgaagataatgtgtTCAATTAATTAGGATGAAGTAGTGAGTAGTAACTGTAGTTGCTTGCTTAAAGATTTTGAGTATTGGGGGATTTGTGTCCAGGAATCAATAGTCTGTTTGGTTTCCAGCAGGTTTCCCAGCTTCTTTCAATGCTTCACCAGGGACAGTATCAGCCAAGGCCAAGTTTTAGAGGAAACAAATATTCCAGGAGCTATAGGTATGAATGGCCCTCCTGTTACCTATTATATCTCCAATAACCTAATGCTGAAGAGTAAAATCTATACTTTCCCTGACTTCTCTTTCTAGATATGCCCTTCAAGACATGGACAAATTTAGCTTGAAAGACAGTGGCCGTGGTGACAGTGAAGCAGGAGACAGTGATTATGATCTGGGGCGAGATTCTCCAATAGACAGGCTGCTGGGTGAAGGATTCAGTGATCTGTTTCTTACAGATGGAAGAATTCCAGCAGGTAAGAGTGTGGTGATAGATAAATCCTTATTTTCAGGTCTACTGCCCCAGTGGGAGTGAGTGGTTTCtcccatgcttttatttttctttgtactaaAGTAGTTATATGCACACTATCAGTAATGAACATAAATTGAAACAATTTTATATTGTTTAATTAAAATTCATAGTAATCAGTTGGTAGAGAAAGGGAATAAACAGGAAAGCTTAAGAGGACAAGAAGgaaggagtggggagaggaggatAAAAAACCACACCActtccctcctctttctccctcatccACTACTGCCATAGGGCACTCTTGAGCAATTCTGTCAAATTACTGGGTGGTTGTTTTTTATTCAGACAGCCTGTTTTGGTGCCTAGTGGTAAGCAGGACTATAATTTGGAGGACACATTTCCTGTGATGGGAACCAACTCACATAATCAGAGATGAAAATACTCTAGGGAATGGTATACTTCAATCactaaaaataggcaaaagaatgCATCTTTGTAGGTGGCAAGCACGGAATATTTTTTGCCACCTTTCATTTTATGTCTCCACTGTAATGAAGGAGGAGCAAGAGTCCAAGAGGGGAATTTATACGTACACAGCTAGATGGAGGAGACCGTATTAAGTTGTGAGCCACGTTTTCTTTAGAGTCCCTCCCCTCTAATCCTACAGTAGAAACTCTCAGATCCAGCTGAGTAAATACTGACTGCCTCACTGTAGCAACCCTGTTACTAAAGACTGTAATATTAAATCAACCCTTCAGAACCTATTCCTTTGGCTacttatatttctaaattccactgAATGTTGATCAAATAACTGCCacttgataaatgaataaatgaagtgataaatgaaagaaaaggagaacaaaACTGTATTACCTGTGTGAGTCCATGAACAACTGTTTCCTAAATATAGATAAATAAGATAGTTTAGGAAATAGACTTCAGGGAGCTTCAGAGAGCCACCGAAACTCAGTGGAAATCAGTAAATAGAAATGCTAGCTCTCGTAAACTGTAGTCGTAATGGTGGCAGCAGCTGCAGGAGTATTAATCCAGGCAGTCGCAGTCACAGTTACCAGTGATGCCCCAGTGCTTCCTCTGGGCTCATGAGTTTAGGACCTGCACTCCCTCTCCCAGCACTCTGGCATAGCAATTAGTGGTGATGGTAGTAACagtagtgttctttttttttttaagatttgaaaacAGAAGcttataaaggttaaaaaaaaaagtatacaaaatcaagcaatttgtatattttagaggtgAGATTTGAACCCATGCTTCTACTCAGAAACACAAACCTATCAAGAATGATATAAagtaagtttgttgttgttgttgttgtttaataccTTGAGGGACGTATTTGTTTTGCCTTTCTAAAGTCTTACTACCTGTCTGAGAACCAATGGAatgctgcttatttaattatGCTATTCTTGTAATAGATACTGCATTTCTGACAGGATGATGTACGGGAAGGACTTCTAGTGGCATTAAGGGCTACAATCAATGTACACTGAAAGCTGATACACAGTCACTCATggtgggggttttttgtttgtttttgttaaattCATAAATTCTCTAGACCAATTTAAAGAGAAATTCTTGAAAAAACTAGTGGAATATATATGGCCTCAGACAATTTGCTTATAGAGAAACAGTTTTGTTATTCTTATCCatgaaatgaaaaagttggctgaattTCTATGATTCTATAATACTGATGGAACTCAAATTTTGAATATTGATCCCTAATTTTCAATAATATAATTACCCAacttaaattatttcataaaatggaaatatatcatGGGTAAAATACCAATATTTCCTAAGTTATTTTTTCAATTGTAGAAAGTTGACTCATTGACACAATTCATTTATCACTATAGTTAAAAATATAACTGCCCCTGCTTGGATAACCTTGCTGGGCACAAATGATGCCTAAAGTCCTTTTTTAACTCTGAAATTCTCTAATTCAATAACTAATCatggtctaattttttttttaaaaaaggtcacAACTCCTCTTTCATTCTAGCCTATATTTTCAAAGTTACCACTGCCAGGTATGTTCATGGCAGGAGAGTTATCTAATGCTTGAATTAAAGAATAAAGGATAATTGGGGAAATAATAAGTGGATATTGATAAACTATAGATACTAGAGCCTTGTTTAGTGAGTGACTTTAGACTCCTCCTAAGTCACATTTCTTTTGAAAGTTAGAGGGTCATTTTTATATTACCATCTAATAACACCAGTTAATATGTAGACAAGTCTTTAAAAAGGAATTCCACAAAATTATACTTAATCTAGGTGTGTGGTGGGAGAGCTCTTTTGCTAGGCCATGTAACTGTATTTTAATAGATTGTATTACAATACATACACTTCTACCTTGTTAGCTTCTTGTCTCTGTGGGGTATTGTAGAAACTATTctgagggggagcctggtgagctgccatctatgggcttgcacagagccggacatgactgaagcaacttagcagtagcagcagcattctagAGGCACATTGCACCAGGAAGTCACTAATGATCCATAAAATATCTTAAGCTTTTTGTATGCTTGGCTAGTATAGAAATGTGCATAATCAAATATCTATACTTAATTATCACCATCATTCTGATGATACATTACCCATATTCTGGTTTATTCTTCACATTTGCAGTTTCTTTCAACACATTAGTGTGTTTAAGTTTTGCTTTGTAAACTTTGTATTCCCAGGAAATATTCCAAGTAGAAAAACATGTTAAGTCCACATCTGAATGCCATTAACGGAAATcagcacaatttttttaaagcatggatATTTTTAGGATTTCAGTGTCTTATTCCAACTGCTTTTTTCTGCATTAGACTGTGATCAAATATAGATTATGTTATATTGCTTTGCCTGCCAACAGGGTCATTTCTGgtcattcattctattaattcattctattaattcCCACAGGAGGACTATGCATTCTGAACAGTAGAGTCAGCATGCATTTTTGTCTGTTGGTTCATGTTTGTCAACATGCTTTCTTCCTTACTCATTCAACTTTGAATTACAACTCTACACAAATGCTTGCAAAATCTCCTGCCAGGATGTCCTTGTGATACTCCTTGACTgagctcatttcatttttttttttagcattgtaACATCTATGATTATTTAATTCAAACATTCCTTTTTAATTCTATGTCCTCTCCATTCTCATGGCTGGTACCCTACTTCTGGTTGCTTTTCTGTGTCAGCACATGAAGTGATATTCACTCTCCAATAGCTTCTTCCTTTGTCAAACCTTTCTTTCATACAGCTTGAACAACTTtttcagaaatggcaacccactccagtgctctttcctggagaatcccagggatgggggagcctggtgggctgccgtctatggggttgcacagagtcggacacgactgaagtgacttagcagcagcagttcaaaAACAGTAACTGACTTTTGTTTTCCGGCAACACCTAATTCAGCTGTTTGTCTTGACGTTTCAAGGCCAGTGAAACCCAGTCTTagcttattaaatttattattttttttatcttttgcaaAAGGCAGGGTCATTTCTACGTAACACAGCAATCCTTCGCTAATGTTCACGTTTCTACTTGAAAAATTAGCTTGTCTTTACTTTGTCTATCTAAATTCTATTCATCTTTCAAAGTTTGTTTCAAGTTTCTCTTTAACTGCTTCAGCATCCACCcctactcttttttaaattttatttttattgaaatatggttgctatacaatattatatgttataggtatataatacagtgattcacaatttttaaaagttatatttcaCTTATAGTTATATAGAATAGTGGCTAATTGTTTAGaatatacctaatagtttgtacctcttaatcccttatccctatcttgcccctcctctcttccctctctccactggtaaccattagttcattctctatatctgtgagcctgtttcttttttgttatattcaccagTTATAgcttttagattctgcatgtaagtgacatcctacttttttttttacatattgtcTCAGCATCATATAGTTTGACACTTTAGACATCTATGACCTCATTTGTCACACTTGATTATTCTAGTACTGGAAACCATTTGACGGCGAGGAGCTATAACACCATTTTACATATGTCAGGCTCTTAATAGATTGATAACTCAATGACTAATGGCTTGATAGGAGTTAGGCATATATTTACCTTCTTATAATCAATGCCTGCTTCCTGTCCTGAATATAAGGTCTAGTACAGAGAGAAAACTCACCATCTTGCTGTGGGAAAACAGAGTTTTCTGTTTCCCCATGACTTTCCCTCCTCAGAGAAAGTTTAATCACCGGACAAGAGCTTTCAAGGAACAGAGGAAGATTGGCCACTTGCACGACTAGCCAACAAGTCCTGATTCTTGGATATGGTGTAGAACATCTGTGACACTAAGCTGTATGTACACTGAGAATGATTTCACACAGTTGAGTCTTGGGGTAAAGGttgaaaatatcaatgaaattaagaaatgCCCCTTCTGTGCCACTGTTCCTCCGTCTCTATTATTTTAGCCTTCCTTAtccccattgggcttccctggtggctcagaggttaaagtatctgcctgtaatgcgggagacctgggttcaatccctgggtcaggaagatcccctggagaaggaaatggcaacccactccagtattcttgcctggagaatcccatggatggaagagactggtgggctacagtccatgggttcgcaaagagtcggacacgactgagcagaaaaaaaaattatccccgTTAatctttattcattaatttttcatattttttagttttaaaagtttatattaatttattattttataactaaaGCCCAATTTATTTATTGTGAAGTTATAAGATAGCATTCCCTGCCTAAAAATTCCTAtgaccaaatttattttttatacgaACTGTTGTTTTAATTACTCAGATGGTattgattgtgattttcattacATTTAGTTCTCTAGAAAGCTGATCATGCTCAGGAGTCTTAGAAGCttgtgtaatttttctttttctcccccctcATTacacataaacaaaacaaattcgATCAAACAATTAAGACCTTCCCACAGAATTAAGGGCCAGAAAACAACTGAAGAGATGTCATTAGGTCTGTTACTCTTCCTTCTAAAAGGTTGTGAGTAAGACAATACAGACGGATCTCCTTTCCACTTTCAGAGACTCAgggaattaaggaaaaaattaattaCCATTTGATAGTTATTTCGGTGCTTAGAAAACCTCATGGCTGTGGAGGTATTCCAGTTACTTTCAACATCTTTTGATTTGTCCGTATATGATAAACAACAATAGTTGGTAAATATCCCCCAATAATAGTAATGCTTGAAGTCAGCacatctaaatattttttattcttgctGATTTAAATGTCACTTTTCTTCACAGCAAAATGACACAAGGATTCTCAGTATTGCTCTTTCTCTCACCCCATTGTGATTCCCATGGGATTGGCATTCACACTATCCATCATTTTCTGTACTTTGAATTTCTAGCCTTCCTAACAatcagacatttttttctcacGGTTCTTACCCTCATTTTTGTTCTTCAGCTGACTCCTTCTCTATTAAGAATTGAGACCCAGAATGGATGAGGTATAAGAACAGAATTATCTCTGAGATGCACATGATGAAGAGCAGGGACTTCCACACCTTTGAACAAAGTGCTTTACATCTCCTTTTCTGAAAGGCGACATTTACTCTTCATTTTCTTGTGCATAAgtcttttccaaaattttattttattgtatgctgctgctgctaagtcgcttcagtcgtgtccaactctgcgaccccatagacggcagcccactaggctcctctgtccctgggagtctccaggcaagaatactggagtgggttgccatttccttctccaattttattgtatcagttcagttcagttcagtcactcagtcgtttctgactctttgcgaccccatgaattgcagcatgccaggcctccctgtccatcaccatctcccggagttcactcagactcacgtccatcgagaccgtgatgccatccagccatctcatcctcggtcgtccccttctcctcctgcccccaatccctcccagcatcagagtcttttccaatgagtcaactctttgcatgaggtggccaaagtactggagcttcagctttagcatcgttccttccaaagaaatcccagggttgatttccttcagaatggactgggtggatctccttgcagtccaagggactctcaagagtcttctccaacaccacagttcaaaagcatcgattcttcagcgctcagccttcttcacagtccaactctcacgtccatacatgaccacaggaaaaaccatagccttgactagatggactttagttggcaaagtaatgtctctgattttgaatatactatctagattggtaataacttttcttccaaggagtaagcgtcttttaatttcatggctgcagtcaccatctgcagtgattttattgTATAAGAACACTTAATATGGAATCTACTCTATTAACCAAACTTTAGCTGTGTGATATTGTTAACAGTAGGTACAGTGTTTTACAGCAGATCCCTTGAACTTAATCTTGCTTAACTTAAAATTTATGCTCGTTAATTAGCAATTTCCCAGTCTGCCTAATGCTTGTTAACCACCATTTCATTCCTGGATTCTCTGAATTGGACCATTTTAGATGCCTCAAATACaaggaatcatgcagtatgtgtCTTCCTGTAACTAGCTTATTTCACAAAGcttaatgtcctcaaggttcatccacattgtcacATTTTAGAGAGTTTCCTTCatgtttaaggctgaataatattccattctatgcATATGCtacactttctttatccattcaacagtTGATAGACGTTTAGTTTGTTTTCACAT
It encodes:
- the PCDH18 gene encoding protocadherin-18 isoform X2, which codes for MYQMNAKMHFTFVFALLVVSFNLDVLGKNLKYRIYEEQRVGSVIARLSEDVADVLVKLPNPSTVRFRAMQRGNYPLLVVNEDNGEISIGSKIDREQLCQKNLNCSIEFDVITLPTEHLQLFHIEVEVLDINDNSPQFSRSLIPIEISESAAVGTRIPLDSAFDPDVGENSLHTYSLSANDFFNIEVRTRTDGAKYAELIVVRELDRELKSSYELQLTASDMGVPQRSGSSILKISISDSNDNSPAFEQQSYIIQLLENSPVGTLLLDLNATDPDEGANGKIVYSFSSHVSPKIIETFKIDSERGHLTLFKQVDYEITKSYEIDVQAQDLGPNSIPAHCKIIIKVVDVNDNKPEISINLMSPGKEEISYIFEGDPIDTFVALVRVQDKDSGLNGEIVCKLHGHGHFKLQKTYENNYLILTNATLDREKRSEYSLTVIAEDKGTPSLSTVKHFTVQINDINDNPPHFQRSRYEFAISENNSPGAYITTVTATDPDLGENGQVTYTILESFILGSSITTYVTIDPSNGAIYALRIFDHEEVSQITFVVEARDGGSPKQLVSNTTVVLTIIDENDNVPVVIGPALRNNTAEISIPKGAESGFHVTRIRAIDRDSGVNAELSCSIVAGNEENIFVIDPRSCDIHTNVSMESVPYTEWELSVVIQDKGNPQLHTKVLLKCVIFEYAESVTSTAMTSVSQAPLDVSMIIIISLGAICAVLLVIMVLFATRCNREKKDTRSYNCRVAESTYQHHPKRPSRQIHKGDITLVPTVNGTLPIRSHHRSSPSSSPTLERGQMGSRQSHNSHQSLNSLVTISSNHVPENFSLELTHATPAVEQVSQLLSMLHQGQYQPRPSFRGNKYSRSYRYALQDMDKFSLKDSGRGDSEAGDSDYDLGRDSPIDRLLGEGFSDLFLTDGRIPAAMRLCTEECRVLGHSDQCWMPPLPSPSSDYRSNMFIPGEEFPAQPQQQHPHQSLEDDVQPVDSSEKKKSFSTFGKDSPSEEDSGDTSTSSLLSEMSSVFQRLLPPSLDTYSECSEMDRSNSLERRKGPLPAKTVGYPQGVAAWAASTHFQNPTNNSGPPLGTHSSVQPSSKWLPAMEEIPENYEEDDFDNVLNHLNDGKHELMDASELVAEINKLLQDVRQS
- the PCDH18 gene encoding protocadherin-18 isoform X1 codes for the protein MYQMNAKMHFTFVFALLVVSFNLDVLGKNLKYRIYEEQRVGSVIARLSEDVADVLVKLPNPSTVRFRAMQRGNYPLLVVNEDNGEISIGSKIDREQLCQKNLNCSIEFDVITLPTEHLQLFHIEVEVLDINDNSPQFSRSLIPIEISESAAVGTRIPLDSAFDPDVGENSLHTYSLSANDFFNIEVRTRTDGAKYAELIVVRELDRELKSSYELQLTASDMGVPQRSGSSILKISISDSNDNSPAFEQQSYIIQLLENSPVGTLLLDLNATDPDEGANGKIVYSFSSHVSPKIIETFKIDSERGHLTLFKQVDYEITKSYEIDVQAQDLGPNSIPAHCKIIIKVVDVNDNKPEISINLMSPGKEEISYIFEGDPIDTFVALVRVQDKDSGLNGEIVCKLHGHGHFKLQKTYENNYLILTNATLDREKRSEYSLTVIAEDKGTPSLSTVKHFTVQINDINDNPPHFQRSRYEFAISENNSPGAYITTVTATDPDLGENGQVTYTILESFILGSSITTYVTIDPSNGAIYALRIFDHEEVSQITFVVEARDGGSPKQLVSNTTVVLTIIDENDNVPVVIGPALRNNTAEISIPKGAESGFHVTRIRAIDRDSGVNAELSCSIVAGNEENIFVIDPRSCDIHTNVSMESVPYTEWELSVVIQDKGNPQLHTKVLLKCVIFEYAESVTSTAMTSVSQAPLDVSMIIIISLGAICAVLLVIMVLFATRCNREKKDTRSYNCRVAESTYQHHPKRPSRQIHKGDITLVPTVNGTLPIRSHHRSSPSSSPTLERGQMGSRQSHNSHQSLNSLVTISSNHVPENFSLELTHATPAVEVSQLLSMLHQGQYQPRPSFRGNKYSRSYRYALQDMDKFSLKDSGRGDSEAGDSDYDLGRDSPIDRLLGEGFSDLFLTDGRIPAAMRLCTEECRVLGHSDQCWMPPLPSPSSDYRSNMFIPGEEFPAQPQQQHPHQSLEDDVQPVDSSEKKKSFSTFGKDSPSEEDSGDTSTSSLLSEMSSVFQRLLPPSLDTYSECSEMDRSNSLERRKGPLPAKTVGYPQGVAAWAASTHFQNPTNNSGPPLGTHSSVQPSSKWLPAMEEIPENYEEDDFDNVLNHLNDGKHELMDASELVAEINKLLQDVRQS